Proteins from a single region of Deltaproteobacteria bacterium:
- the coaD gene encoding pantetheine-phosphate adenylyltransferase: MERLAIYPGSFDPVTNGHLDILSRALRLFDRVVIAIAENVAKQGLFTPQERVELLRRTLAHEPRVEVDLFSGLLVDYVVRRKANAVVRGLRAVADFEYEFQLALMNRRLAPELDTVFLMTDETNFYVSSSLVKEVARFGGDVTAFVPATVLDALRAKLALP, translated from the coding sequence ATGGAGCGGCTCGCCATCTACCCCGGCTCGTTCGACCCGGTCACGAACGGGCACCTCGACATCCTCAGTCGCGCCCTGCGCCTCTTCGACCGGGTCGTGATCGCCATCGCCGAGAACGTGGCCAAGCAGGGGCTCTTCACCCCGCAGGAACGGGTGGAGCTCCTGCGGCGGACGCTGGCCCACGAGCCGCGCGTCGAGGTGGATCTCTTCTCGGGCCTCCTCGTGGACTACGTGGTTCGTCGCAAGGCGAACGCGGTGGTGCGCGGCCTGCGCGCCGTGGCCGACTTCGAATACGAGTTCCAGCTCGCGCTGATGAACCGGCGACTCGCGCCCGAGCTGGATACGGTCTTCCTCATGACCGACGAGACGAACTTCTACGTCAGCTCGAGCCTGGTGAAGGAGGTGGCGCGCTTCGGCGGGGACGTGACCGCCTTCGTCCCGGCGACCGTCCTCGACGCGCTCCGGGCGAAGCTCGCGCTGCCCTGA